A portion of the Streptomyces erythrochromogenes genome contains these proteins:
- a CDS encoding oligosaccharide flippase family protein, producing the protein MTDTGTSTQPAPAAPSLGRKVGSAAKWSLINTVVMRLGNFATGIVLARYFLGPEAWGVYGIAQTVLLVLLSANELGVSLAIVRWEGDPRRFAPTVLTLSAASSCLLYAVLFATAPAVADVLGSPEASGVLRVMCLCVVLDGLSQVPAGFLTREFAQGRRMAVDGLNFVLSTAVTLLLAVQGWGAMSFAWGSVVGNVAALIGCCLAAPGTLKFGWDREQARALLKFGLPLAGASMLALGVVNVDTMVVGSTLDPLALGFYVLAFNISGWPVRIISEAARRVSFAGFSRLADSPQALAAGFARALGVVTAATVPLCVLLAALAAPVIELVYGGRWLPAAGALPWLMALGLVRIGCELAYDCLVAVGRRRSLIAVQGLWLVLLIPALVIGARGGGIVGVAQGHVAVAGAVVVPVFLLALHRGGIRLGTVARACAWPLLGGAVMAAALLVLERYLGDSVPALLATAAVGTLAYAVCLLPARKTLRG; encoded by the coding sequence GTGACCGACACCGGCACGAGCACGCAGCCCGCGCCCGCGGCGCCCTCGCTGGGGCGCAAGGTCGGCTCCGCCGCCAAGTGGAGCCTGATCAACACGGTCGTGATGCGCCTCGGCAACTTCGCGACCGGCATCGTCCTCGCCCGCTACTTCCTCGGCCCCGAGGCCTGGGGCGTGTACGGCATCGCCCAGACCGTCCTGCTCGTCCTGCTCTCCGCGAACGAGCTGGGCGTCTCCCTCGCCATCGTCCGCTGGGAGGGCGACCCGCGCCGCTTCGCCCCCACCGTCCTCACCCTGAGCGCGGCCTCCAGCTGCCTGCTGTACGCCGTGCTCTTCGCGACCGCCCCGGCCGTCGCCGACGTGCTCGGCTCACCCGAAGCCTCCGGGGTCCTGCGGGTCATGTGCCTGTGCGTGGTCCTCGACGGACTGTCCCAGGTGCCGGCCGGCTTCCTGACCCGGGAGTTCGCGCAGGGCCGGCGGATGGCCGTCGACGGCCTCAACTTCGTCCTCAGCACCGCCGTGACCCTGCTGCTGGCCGTCCAGGGCTGGGGCGCGATGAGCTTCGCCTGGGGGTCCGTCGTCGGCAACGTGGCCGCCCTCATCGGCTGCTGCCTCGCCGCACCCGGCACCCTGAAGTTCGGCTGGGACCGGGAACAGGCCCGCGCCCTGCTGAAGTTCGGCCTCCCGCTCGCCGGGGCCAGCATGCTCGCCCTCGGCGTCGTCAACGTGGACACCATGGTCGTGGGCTCCACCCTGGACCCCCTCGCGCTCGGCTTCTACGTCCTCGCCTTCAACATCTCCGGCTGGCCGGTCCGCATCATCTCCGAGGCCGCCCGCCGCGTCTCCTTCGCCGGCTTCTCCCGGCTGGCCGACTCACCACAGGCACTGGCCGCCGGATTCGCCCGCGCCCTCGGCGTGGTGACCGCGGCCACCGTCCCGCTGTGCGTCCTGCTGGCCGCCCTCGCCGCGCCCGTGATCGAGCTCGTCTACGGCGGACGCTGGCTGCCCGCGGCCGGCGCCCTGCCCTGGCTGATGGCCCTGGGCCTGGTCCGCATCGGCTGCGAACTCGCCTACGACTGCCTGGTGGCCGTCGGCCGCCGCCGCTCGCTCATCGCGGTCCAGGGCCTGTGGCTCGTCCTGCTGATCCCGGCCCTCGTGATCGGCGCCCGCGGCGGCGGCATCGTTGGCGTGGCCCAGGGCCACGTCGCGGTCGCCGGCGCCGTCGTGGTCCCGGTCTTCCTCCTCGCCCTGCACCGCGGCGGCATCCGCCTGGGCACGGTCGCCCGGGCCTGCGCCTGGCCGCTGCTCGGCGGGGCCGTGATGGCCGCGGCGCTCCTCGTACTGGAGCGGTACCTCGGCGACTCCGTGCCCGCGCTCCTGGCCACCGCGGCCGTCGGCACCCTGGCGTACGCCGTGTGCCTCCTGCCCGCCCGAAAAACGCTCCGAGGATAG
- a CDS encoding O-antigen ligase family protein gives MSIRELVAVLRRRWYVIVPTVVLSLLAALHLYRSVPVAYQSQSSVALLDSSAASKLPPSFGNPISNAGGALVVTADVLIRTLSGADSARELHSLGVTDPYTVGFAANTSGPLLTLTVTGTDREKVLEETNILTGFAGEQLNALQAAAKVQPAYMVQTAPVVLPQTPVPQLKSRYQQVLGVLIVGVGSGFTLSFVADALPAARRRRRESSAEDSGGPGRAGRRRSRGRRVDATALLTGYLALAFFIPSNLTLPGLGGVGTPANVFALLALFWYLATWLAGRIRSAPGTRLPRVAMWLLTVSVLASYIANASRGSVRKELLGADRGLIALLVWVSLVVLVSAGIQDRARLDVLLRRAVVMGTIVAAIGFYDFFTATNIADSISIPGLSSSVPQITTLDRGAFTRPRSTTAQPLEFGGMLALLLPFAVQQAFDPVRRHLKAWRRWGPVALMGGALPLTVSRTSIIGALIVILVMVPRWKPQRRWTAIGVLVGAVACFKVIIPGLIGTITALFASFLSNSDSSTQARTVKYSAIVPYLDERPLFGRGLGTFIPELYFFTDNQYMLTLAEMGFLGLLALLFLFLTGIHQGGAIRRLAVGESDRELGQAFFASALVALVVSATFDALSFPMFAGMFFLTIAAGGSYLGFIRRAAPKPRSVEFPCLPADQHPPTSSRAPAPAR, from the coding sequence GTGAGCATTCGTGAATTGGTCGCGGTGCTGCGCCGGCGCTGGTACGTGATCGTGCCGACGGTCGTGCTCAGCCTGCTGGCGGCGCTGCACCTGTACCGGTCGGTGCCGGTGGCGTACCAGTCGCAGAGTTCGGTGGCGCTGCTGGACTCCTCGGCGGCCTCCAAGCTGCCGCCCTCCTTCGGCAATCCCATCTCCAATGCCGGCGGCGCCCTGGTGGTGACCGCGGACGTACTGATCAGGACGCTGTCGGGGGCGGACTCCGCCCGTGAACTGCACAGCCTGGGCGTGACCGATCCCTACACCGTCGGGTTCGCCGCGAACACCTCGGGCCCGCTGCTGACGCTGACGGTCACGGGCACCGACCGGGAGAAGGTGCTCGAGGAGACCAACATCCTGACCGGGTTCGCCGGGGAGCAGCTCAACGCCCTGCAGGCGGCGGCCAAGGTGCAGCCCGCGTACATGGTGCAGACCGCGCCGGTGGTACTGCCGCAGACCCCGGTGCCGCAGCTCAAGAGCCGCTACCAGCAGGTGCTGGGGGTCCTCATCGTCGGCGTCGGCAGCGGGTTCACCCTCTCCTTCGTGGCGGACGCGCTGCCGGCCGCCCGGCGGCGCAGGCGGGAGAGCTCCGCGGAGGACTCCGGCGGGCCGGGCCGGGCCGGCCGGCGCAGGTCCCGGGGCCGCCGTGTGGACGCCACCGCGCTGCTCACCGGGTATCTGGCGCTGGCCTTCTTCATCCCGTCGAACCTGACGCTGCCGGGCCTGGGCGGGGTGGGGACCCCGGCCAACGTGTTCGCCCTGCTGGCCCTGTTCTGGTATCTGGCGACCTGGCTCGCCGGCCGGATCCGGTCGGCGCCCGGGACCCGGCTGCCCCGGGTGGCGATGTGGCTGCTGACCGTCTCGGTGCTGGCCTCCTACATCGCGAACGCGAGCCGCGGGAGCGTGCGCAAGGAGCTGCTCGGCGCCGACCGCGGCCTGATCGCCCTGCTGGTGTGGGTGTCGCTGGTGGTGCTGGTCTCCGCCGGGATCCAGGACCGGGCGCGCCTGGACGTCCTGCTGCGCAGGGCGGTGGTGATGGGGACGATCGTGGCGGCCATAGGGTTCTACGACTTCTTCACCGCGACCAACATCGCCGACAGCATCAGCATCCCGGGGCTGTCGTCGAGCGTCCCCCAGATCACGACCCTGGACCGCGGGGCGTTCACCCGGCCCCGGTCCACGACGGCGCAGCCGCTGGAGTTCGGCGGGATGCTGGCGCTGCTGCTGCCCTTCGCCGTGCAGCAGGCCTTCGATCCGGTACGGCGCCACCTGAAGGCCTGGCGCCGGTGGGGGCCGGTGGCGCTGATGGGCGGGGCGCTGCCGCTGACGGTGTCGCGCACCTCGATCATCGGGGCGCTGATCGTGATCCTGGTGATGGTGCCGCGCTGGAAGCCGCAGCGGCGGTGGACCGCGATCGGTGTGCTCGTGGGGGCCGTGGCCTGCTTCAAGGTGATCATCCCCGGGCTGATCGGCACCATCACGGCCCTGTTCGCGTCCTTCCTGTCGAACTCCGACAGCAGTACCCAGGCCCGTACGGTCAAGTACAGCGCGATCGTCCCCTACCTGGACGAGCGGCCCCTGTTCGGGCGGGGCCTGGGCACGTTCATTCCCGAGCTCTACTTCTTCACCGACAACCAGTACATGCTGACCCTCGCCGAGATGGGGTTCCTGGGGCTGCTCGCGCTCCTGTTCCTCTTCCTCACCGGCATCCACCAGGGCGGGGCGATCCGCCGGCTGGCCGTCGGCGAGTCCGACCGGGAGCTGGGACAGGCGTTCTTCGCGTCCGCCCTCGTCGCCCTGGTCGTCAGCGCCACCTTCGACGCACTCAGCTTCCCGATGTTCGCCGGGATGTTCTTCCTGACGATCGCCGCCGGAGGCAGTTACCTCGGCTTCATCCGGCGCGCGGCGCCGAAGCCCCGATCCGTGGAGTTCCCATGCCTTCCCGCCGATCAGCATCCCCCGACCTCCTCGCGGGCACCGGCTCCGGCCCGGTAG
- a CDS encoding DUF4082 domain-containing protein yields the protein MNRRTKLLRYGLFTVVAALMATVLPPAAVAGAADPCGPTTNAIVCENSKPGTPMEEWFAPSAYGDIKGFPDRTSVQPGETVQFKIQSPTAYKVSVYRLGHYGGNGARLMSTAAQAAQTYPANFAPGGNPAACTTKAATGLVDCGNWPVTVTWNVPADAVSGLYIANFDQADGNGVMPYPFVVRKDSSHSDIVVQTSDQTWQAYNNYGGQDLYDGGGPAPDGRAYEVSYNRPMDIGGDNGIYGSEFQMVAWLERNGYDVSYMSGIDMSVRGATLLQNHKVFMSSGHDEYWTQDQFTNALNARRAGQHQTYFAGNEIFWKTRLAPSIDGTNTADRTLVSYKETKLSFPQPNGVPDPSGIWTGTFMDPAGATNGRPFQPQNQLTGSMFSVNGYRSDAITVPGTFAKQRLWRNTSVANLTPSQTATFPTGTLGYEWDSDVENASRPAGQIQMSSTTVDIEDGKLLKDYGNTYGNGTATHSLVAFRDQTSHALVFGAGTVQWSWGLTNMPTSNPDDTVVTADKRMQQATVNVFADMGVQPKSLQSDLIASTASTDTVGPGITVTSPAANATVPALRPVTVTGTATDTGGGVVARVEVSTDGGTTWKATTGLAAWSYTWTPTTPGPVQIKVRAVDDSVNIGATTTVPLTVGPQQCPCTVWPAAAVPGTVNAGDGSAVELGVKIRSSVAGSITGVRFYKSPANTGTHTGSLWSSTGQRLATGTFTNETASGWQQLNFSSPVPIKPNTTYIASYFAPNGGYSFDNTFAAGDAGLAPLTALKNGTDGGNGVYRYSGTGGFPNKASSGSNYWVDAVLDTSGASTTPPTVTGTSPQSAATGTQITAAVTATFSTAVDAETLTFTVKDSGGATVPGTKVLGASNSATFTPSSELALNTAYTASVQASDLWGNAMSAPVTWNFTTSASPPAVNCPCTLWNSAATPSTANVGDDANSVELGTRFQSAVNGYITGVTFYKGPGNTGTHTGSLWSASGTLLATGTFGSETLTGWQQLQFATPVPITAGTTYVASYHAPNGNYSVDGGYFTGAHRSYPLVAPADAPGSANGLYKYGSATAFPSNTFGSVNYWVGPVFTTTPPNPLQSTDGSTEVSGQ from the coding sequence ATGAACAGACGGACAAAGTTGCTCCGTTACGGTCTCTTCACCGTGGTGGCGGCCCTGATGGCCACGGTCCTGCCCCCGGCCGCGGTGGCCGGGGCGGCCGATCCCTGCGGTCCCACCACGAACGCGATCGTCTGCGAGAACTCCAAGCCGGGCACCCCGATGGAGGAGTGGTTCGCGCCGAGCGCGTACGGCGACATCAAGGGCTTCCCCGACCGGACGAGCGTCCAGCCCGGCGAAACGGTGCAGTTCAAGATCCAGTCGCCGACGGCGTACAAGGTCTCGGTCTACCGCCTCGGCCACTACGGGGGCAACGGGGCCCGGCTGATGTCGACCGCGGCCCAGGCCGCCCAGACGTACCCGGCGAACTTCGCGCCCGGCGGGAACCCGGCCGCCTGCACCACCAAGGCCGCCACCGGCCTGGTCGACTGCGGCAACTGGCCCGTCACCGTGACGTGGAACGTGCCGGCCGACGCCGTCTCCGGGCTCTACATCGCCAACTTCGACCAGGCGGACGGCAACGGCGTGATGCCGTACCCGTTCGTCGTCCGCAAGGACTCCAGCCACTCCGACATCGTCGTGCAGACCAGCGACCAGACCTGGCAGGCGTACAACAACTACGGCGGCCAGGACCTCTACGACGGCGGCGGTCCCGCGCCGGACGGGCGGGCCTACGAGGTCAGCTACAACCGGCCGATGGACATCGGCGGTGACAACGGGATCTACGGCTCCGAGTTCCAGATGGTCGCGTGGCTGGAGCGCAACGGCTACGACGTGAGCTACATGTCCGGCATCGACATGTCGGTCCGCGGCGCGACCCTGCTGCAGAACCACAAGGTGTTCATGTCCTCCGGGCACGACGAGTACTGGACCCAGGACCAGTTCACCAACGCCCTGAACGCGCGCCGCGCCGGGCAGCACCAGACGTACTTCGCCGGCAACGAGATCTTCTGGAAGACCCGGCTCGCGCCGAGCATCGACGGGACGAACACCGCCGACCGGACGCTGGTCTCGTACAAGGAGACCAAGCTGTCCTTCCCGCAGCCGAACGGCGTCCCGGACCCGAGCGGGATCTGGACGGGTACCTTCATGGACCCGGCCGGCGCGACCAACGGCCGGCCCTTCCAGCCGCAGAACCAGCTGACCGGTTCGATGTTCAGCGTCAACGGCTACCGCAGCGACGCGATCACCGTGCCGGGCACCTTCGCCAAGCAGCGGCTGTGGCGCAACACCTCCGTCGCGAACCTCACCCCCTCGCAGACCGCCACCTTCCCCACCGGGACGCTGGGCTACGAGTGGGACAGCGACGTGGAGAACGCAAGCCGCCCGGCCGGACAGATCCAGATGTCGTCCACGACCGTCGACATCGAGGACGGCAAGCTCCTGAAGGACTACGGCAACACCTACGGCAACGGCACCGCGACGCACAGCCTGGTGGCCTTCCGGGACCAGACCTCGCACGCGCTGGTGTTCGGCGCGGGCACGGTGCAGTGGTCCTGGGGCCTGACCAACATGCCCACGAGCAACCCGGACGACACGGTGGTCACGGCCGACAAGCGCATGCAGCAGGCCACCGTGAACGTCTTCGCCGACATGGGCGTCCAGCCCAAGTCCCTGCAGAGCGACCTGATCGCCTCGACCGCGTCCACGGACACCGTGGGACCCGGCATCACCGTGACCAGCCCGGCGGCGAACGCCACCGTCCCGGCCCTGCGGCCCGTGACCGTCACCGGTACGGCGACCGACACCGGCGGCGGCGTGGTGGCCCGGGTCGAGGTCTCCACCGACGGCGGAACCACCTGGAAGGCGACGACGGGCCTGGCCGCCTGGAGCTACACGTGGACCCCGACCACCCCGGGCCCCGTGCAGATCAAGGTGCGCGCGGTCGACGACAGCGTCAACATCGGCGCGACCACCACGGTCCCGCTGACCGTCGGCCCGCAGCAGTGCCCCTGCACCGTGTGGCCCGCCGCGGCCGTGCCGGGCACCGTCAACGCCGGTGACGGCAGCGCCGTCGAGCTCGGCGTGAAGATCCGCTCCTCCGTGGCCGGCTCCATCACCGGCGTCCGGTTCTACAAGTCCCCCGCCAACACCGGGACCCACACCGGCAGCCTGTGGAGCAGCACCGGCCAGCGCCTGGCCACCGGCACCTTCACCAACGAGACCGCGTCCGGCTGGCAGCAGCTGAACTTCTCCAGCCCGGTGCCGATCAAGCCCAACACCACCTACATCGCCTCCTACTTCGCCCCGAACGGCGGATACTCCTTCGACAACACCTTCGCCGCCGGCGACGCGGGCCTGGCCCCGCTCACCGCGCTGAAGAACGGGACCGACGGCGGCAACGGCGTCTACCGCTACAGCGGCACGGGCGGTTTCCCGAACAAGGCCTCGTCCGGCAGCAACTACTGGGTGGACGCGGTCCTGGACACCTCGGGCGCCAGCACGACCCCGCCCACCGTCACCGGAACCTCGCCGCAGTCCGCCGCGACCGGCACCCAGATCACGGCGGCCGTGACGGCCACCTTCAGCACCGCCGTCGACGCGGAGACGCTCACCTTCACCGTGAAGGACTCGGGCGGCGCCACCGTCCCGGGCACCAAGGTCCTCGGCGCCTCGAACAGCGCCACCTTCACCCCGTCCTCCGAACTGGCCCTGAACACCGCGTACACGGCGTCCGTCCAGGCGTCCGACCTGTGGGGCAACGCCATGAGCGCGCCGGTCACGTGGAACTTCACGACCAGCGCCAGCCCTCCGGCGGTGAACTGCCCGTGCACCCTGTGGAACTCCGCCGCGACGCCGAGCACCGCCAACGTGGGCGACGACGCCAACTCGGTGGAGCTGGGCACCCGCTTCCAGTCGGCGGTGAACGGCTACATCACCGGTGTCACCTTCTACAAGGGCCCCGGGAACACCGGCACCCACACGGGCAGCCTGTGGTCCGCCTCCGGCACGCTGCTGGCCACCGGCACCTTCGGCAGCGAAACCCTGACCGGGTGGCAGCAGCTGCAGTTCGCGACGCCCGTGCCCATCACGGCGGGCACCACGTACGTGGCCTCCTACCACGCGCCGAACGGCAACTACTCCGTGGACGGCGGCTACTTCACCGGCGCCCACCGCTCCTACCCGCTGGTGGCCCCGGCCGACGCGCCGGGCAGCGCCAACGGGCTCTACAAGTACGGCTCCGCCACGGCGTTCCCGTCGAACACCTTCGGATCCGTGAACTACTGGGTCGGTCCCGTCTTCACCACCACCCCGCCGAACCCGCTCCAGTCCACGGACGGGTCCACGGAGGTGTCCGGCCAGTGA
- a CDS encoding RNA polymerase sigma-70 factor: MSEDGAGAATETFVAHRNLLFTVAYEMLGSAADAEDVLQETWLRWVEVDLEQVRDRRAYLVRITTRQALNRLRAMSRRKEAYVGSWLPEPLLTAPDVAEDAELAESVSMALMLVLETLSPTERAVFVLREVFDVGYEEIAAAVGKSSAAVRQIAHRARKHVDARRPRQAVSAAQTRAALESFRGALESGDPQDLLAVLAPDVVLVADGGGIKQAALRPIAGAERVARFMVGGIGKNDRNNLPMTLAPTVVNGSPALAVHLGGELDGIMTVRVEDSRITGLYYVRNPEKLARLASEIPLALR, translated from the coding sequence ATGAGCGAGGACGGCGCCGGCGCGGCGACCGAGACCTTCGTCGCGCACCGCAATCTGCTGTTCACCGTGGCCTACGAGATGCTCGGATCGGCGGCCGACGCGGAGGACGTCCTCCAGGAGACGTGGCTGCGCTGGGTCGAGGTCGATCTGGAGCAGGTGCGCGACCGGCGTGCGTACCTGGTGCGGATCACGACCCGGCAGGCGCTGAACCGGCTGCGCGCGATGAGCCGCCGCAAGGAGGCGTACGTCGGTTCCTGGCTGCCCGAACCGCTGCTCACCGCGCCGGACGTGGCCGAGGACGCCGAGCTCGCGGAGAGCGTGTCGATGGCGCTGATGCTCGTCCTGGAGACGCTGTCGCCGACCGAGCGCGCCGTCTTCGTGCTGCGGGAGGTCTTCGACGTCGGCTACGAGGAGATCGCGGCCGCGGTGGGCAAGAGCTCGGCGGCCGTCCGCCAGATCGCCCACCGCGCCCGCAAGCACGTGGACGCGCGGCGGCCCCGGCAGGCGGTCTCGGCCGCGCAGACGCGGGCGGCGTTGGAGTCCTTCCGGGGCGCGCTGGAGTCCGGCGACCCGCAGGACCTCCTCGCCGTGCTCGCCCCCGACGTCGTCCTCGTGGCGGACGGCGGCGGCATCAAGCAGGCGGCGCTGCGGCCGATCGCCGGTGCCGAGAGGGTGGCCCGCTTCATGGTGGGCGGCATCGGCAAGAACGACAGGAACAACCTTCCGATGACGCTCGCGCCGACGGTGGTCAACGGCAGCCCGGCCCTGGCCGTCCATCTGGGCGGGGAGCTCGACGGGATCATGACGGTCCGGGTCGAGGACTCCCGTATCACCGGCCTCTACTACGTCCGCAACCCGGAGAAGCTGGCCCGCCTGGCGTCGGAGATCCCGCTGGCCCTGCGGTGA
- a CDS encoding glycosyltransferase encodes MSTVSVVIPCYKYGHFLADCVKSVLDEQEGVDVRVLIIDDASPDDSADVARALAAADPRIEVRVHERNQGHIATYNEGLLEWADGDYVALLSADDRLVPGALVRAAALLDAHPEAGFAYGRPLRFLHGGPLPAARTRSTGSVVYPGRWWLDRRFREGTGCITSPEVVVRSSLQRKVGGYDPELPHAGDIEMWMRLAAHADVGYVQGADQAFYRVHGDNMSTTDFGGQLDDLRQRLVAFDSVLVKCGDLLPGADRLALAARTRLARYALRRAYRAYDRGRTAVVPVDELVQFAAECLPDGYTSLGEYRALRLRRRIGPGVMPYLQPLVLSAVADRGREWLWWRSWKRRGI; translated from the coding sequence GTGAGCACGGTCAGCGTGGTGATCCCCTGCTACAAGTACGGCCACTTCCTGGCCGACTGCGTCAAGAGCGTCCTGGACGAGCAGGAGGGCGTGGACGTCCGGGTGCTGATCATCGACGACGCCTCGCCCGACGACTCCGCGGACGTGGCCCGCGCGCTGGCGGCCGCCGACCCGCGGATCGAGGTGCGGGTCCACGAGCGCAACCAGGGGCACATCGCGACCTACAACGAGGGTCTGCTGGAGTGGGCCGACGGGGACTACGTCGCCCTGCTCTCGGCCGACGACCGGCTCGTCCCCGGGGCCCTGGTGCGCGCCGCCGCCCTGCTCGACGCCCATCCGGAGGCCGGTTTCGCCTACGGCAGGCCGCTGCGCTTCCTGCACGGCGGCCCGCTGCCGGCGGCCCGTACCCGGTCCACCGGCTCGGTGGTCTACCCGGGGCGGTGGTGGCTGGACCGGCGGTTCCGGGAGGGCACCGGCTGCATCACCTCGCCCGAGGTGGTCGTCCGTTCCAGCCTCCAGCGCAAGGTCGGCGGCTACGACCCGGAGCTTCCGCACGCCGGTGACATCGAGATGTGGATGCGGCTCGCCGCGCACGCCGACGTGGGCTACGTCCAGGGGGCCGACCAGGCCTTCTACCGCGTCCACGGCGACAACATGTCCACGACGGACTTCGGCGGACAGCTCGACGACCTGCGCCAGCGCCTCGTCGCCTTCGACTCGGTGCTGGTCAAGTGCGGCGATCTGCTCCCGGGGGCCGACCGGCTGGCACTGGCGGCGCGCACCCGGCTCGCCCGGTACGCGCTGCGGCGCGCCTACCGGGCGTACGACCGGGGCCGCACCGCGGTGGTGCCGGTCGACGAACTGGTGCAGTTCGCGGCCGAGTGCCTGCCCGACGGCTACACGTCGCTGGGCGAATACCGGGCGCTGCGGCTGCGCCGTCGGATCGGTCCGGGCGTGATGCCCTACCTTCAGCCGCTGGTGCTGTCGGCGGTCGCCGACCGGGGGCGCGAGTGGCTGTGGTGGCGTTCCTGGAAGCGCCGAGGGATCTGA
- a CDS encoding glycosyltransferase family 2 protein has protein sequence MRRIARAPWELLKRAFGWLVLFEARNKLLLLPSAVRLRRFEDAETTRLAALLGRPPAARVATVIATHRRPDALRAAVRSALAQTVADQVVIVVDDGAGLPELPADPRLFAVSLARNTATAGVVRNVGIRLTRSRYVAFLDDDNLWEPDHLEQALAALDAAGGPDAVYTALRRVLPDGTERDVLSVPFDRRRAAHEAFLDTNAFVARRSRALHFSRLRRTPEVLPREDWELIRRYARRHEVRHLPRPTVRYLVNPGSFYTAWDGA, from the coding sequence ATGCGCCGTATCGCCCGGGCCCCCTGGGAACTGCTCAAGCGGGCCTTCGGCTGGCTGGTGCTCTTCGAAGCACGCAACAAACTCCTGCTCCTGCCCTCCGCCGTACGGCTGCGGCGCTTCGAGGACGCCGAGACCACCCGCCTCGCCGCCCTCCTGGGCCGGCCGCCGGCCGCCCGGGTCGCCACCGTGATCGCCACCCACCGCCGCCCCGACGCGCTGCGCGCGGCGGTCCGCTCCGCCTTGGCCCAGACCGTCGCCGACCAGGTGGTCATCGTCGTCGACGACGGCGCCGGACTGCCCGAACTGCCCGCGGACCCGCGCCTGTTCGCCGTGTCCCTGGCCCGCAACACGGCGACCGCCGGAGTCGTGCGCAACGTCGGCATCCGGCTCACCCGCTCCCGGTACGTGGCCTTCCTCGACGACGACAACCTGTGGGAGCCCGACCACCTGGAGCAGGCCCTGGCGGCACTCGACGCGGCTGGCGGACCCGACGCCGTCTACACCGCACTGCGCAGGGTGCTGCCCGACGGCACCGAACGCGACGTCCTGTCGGTGCCCTTCGACCGCCGCCGCGCCGCCCACGAGGCCTTCCTGGACACCAATGCCTTCGTGGCCCGCCGCAGCCGGGCCCTGCACTTCAGTCGGCTGCGGCGGACCCCCGAGGTGCTGCCCCGCGAGGACTGGGAGCTCATCCGCCGCTACGCCCGCCGCCACGAGGTGCGCCACCTGCCCCGCCCCACCGTCCGCTACCTGGTGAACCCCGGCAGCTTCTACACCGCGTGGGACGGCGCGTGA
- a CDS encoding glycosyltransferase: protein MPSRRSASPDLLAGTGSGPVAVLVVTWNSAEVLPGFLASLPEGMAGLDWRLVVADNDSADDTVEVIRSLAPDATVVRTGRNAGYAAGVNAALAAAAGWEGGFRAALVCNPDIRMRQGCAKLLVDALGEAHPGGGRVGISVPLLYEEDGRTLLHSLRRESSVTRALGEAVIGNRRAGRFPRWSELVTDPAAYGRETVADWATGALMALSGECLAACGPWDESFFLYSEETEYCLRARDLGFVTRLEPSASATHLGGDSQVSPRLWTLLTVNRVRLYRRRHGLAATTAFRAAVLLRESSRAALGRPASLAAARALAGRSAPHGAP, encoded by the coding sequence ATGCCTTCCCGCCGATCAGCATCCCCCGACCTCCTCGCGGGCACCGGCTCCGGCCCGGTAGCGGTCCTCGTCGTCACCTGGAACAGTGCGGAGGTCCTGCCGGGGTTCCTCGCCTCGCTGCCGGAGGGCATGGCCGGGCTCGACTGGCGCCTCGTCGTCGCCGACAACGACTCCGCCGACGACACGGTGGAGGTGATCCGCTCCCTGGCCCCGGACGCGACGGTCGTCCGGACCGGCCGCAACGCCGGTTACGCGGCCGGGGTGAACGCCGCGCTGGCGGCGGCCGCCGGGTGGGAGGGCGGCTTCCGGGCCGCCCTGGTGTGCAATCCGGACATCCGGATGCGGCAGGGCTGCGCCAAGCTGCTCGTCGACGCGCTGGGCGAGGCGCACCCCGGCGGCGGCCGGGTCGGGATCAGCGTCCCGCTGCTGTACGAGGAGGACGGCCGGACACTGCTGCACTCGCTGCGCCGCGAGTCCAGCGTGACCCGCGCGCTGGGCGAGGCGGTGATCGGCAACCGCCGGGCGGGGCGCTTCCCGCGCTGGAGCGAGCTGGTCACCGACCCGGCCGCGTACGGGCGGGAGACGGTGGCGGACTGGGCGACGGGGGCGCTGATGGCCCTGTCCGGGGAGTGCCTGGCCGCGTGCGGGCCGTGGGACGAGTCGTTCTTCCTGTACTCGGAGGAGACCGAGTACTGTCTGCGGGCCCGGGACTTGGGCTTCGTGACCCGGCTGGAGCCCTCGGCCTCGGCCACCCACCTCGGCGGGGACTCCCAGGTGTCGCCGCGGCTGTGGACCCTGCTGACCGTCAACCGGGTCCGCCTCTACCGGCGCCGTCACGGCCTGGCGGCCACCACCGCCTTCCGGGCGGCCGTGCTGCTGCGGGAGTCCTCCCGGGCTGCGCTGGGCCGCCCGGCGAGCCTGGCGGCGGCCCGGGCCCTGGCCGGCCGTTCGGCGCCGCACGGTGCCCCGTAG